Proteins from a single region of Arctopsyche grandis isolate Sample6627 chromosome 1, ASM5162203v2, whole genome shotgun sequence:
- the LOC143910043 gene encoding L-dopachrome tautomerase yellow-f2-like: MLHIILLCALAATSLGAELKEAFSWKELDYNWPNAEFKENALKTGAYDPENNLPLGLAVWKDKLFITVPRWKAGVASSLNYVKIGSDKSPKLTPYPSWDSNYLPSEKETTSQDPQVTAKGRDNAPKAEVTTETLKDNSTVVSVFRLWVDKCDRLWVMDTGLADILGSPKVYAKPSLVIFDLMTDKLIRRYFFKDSDVKENSFLANVVVDVNPQYCDNAYAYVPDLGGYGLVVYSFKDDDSWRIKHHYFHFDPLAGQYKVGGVDFQWTDGVFGIALSKIESDGLRRVFFHALSSTKEFEVSNKVLQNETWATSAHNFHDFKLVGERGPNSQASANYFDERTGVLFYTQVNRDGIACWNSAKPMNPDNTDLIASSKDVLEFPNDLKIADDTLWVLSDKLPKFIYKSLSSNEVNYRILNIRVDDAIRGTICG; this comes from the exons ATGTTGcacataatattattatgtgcATTAGCTGCAACATCTCTTGGAGCAGAGCTCAAGGAAGCTTTTTCCTGGAAGGAGCTGGACTACAACTGGCCCAATGCCGAGTTTAAAGAAAATGCCCTCAAAACTGGAGCTTATGACCCAGAGAACAATCTTCCATTAGGATTAGCAGTCTGGAAGGATAAATTGTTCATCACTGTACCAAGATGGAAGGCCGGTGTAGCCTCTTCCCTCAACTACGTCAAGATCGGTTCAGACAAGTCACCTAAACTGACTCCGTATCCATCATGGGACTCAAATTACCTTCCTTCTGAAAAGGAAACTACCTCTCAAGACCCACAGGTCACAGCCAAGGGTAGAGACAACGCCCCCAAGGCTGAAGTAACCACTGAAACACTTAAGGATAATTCTACAGTAGTATCCGTCTTCAGGCTATGGGTCGACAAATGCGATAGACTTTGGGTTATGGATACTGGTCTCGCTGATATTCTCG gctcTCCTAAAGTATACGCCAAGCCTTCTTTGGTGATATTCGATCTGATGACTGATAAACTCATCAGAAGGTACTTCTTCAAAGACTCGGATGTGAAAGAAAACTCATTTTTGGCCAATGTT gTGGTAGATGTCAATCCTCAATACTGCGACAATGCATACGCTTACGTGCCCGATCTAGGAGGATATGGTTTGGTCGTGTACAGCTTCAAAGACGACGACTCTTGGCGCATTAAGCATCACTACTTCCACTTTGACCCTCTTGCCGGACAATACAAAGTTGGTGGAGTTGACTTCCAATGGACTGATGGAGTATTCGGCATCGCCCTCTCCAAAATTGAATCTGACGG tttgagAAGAGTTTTCTTCCACGCACTTTCCAGTACTAAAGAATTTGAAGTGTCAAATAAGGTATTGCAAAACGAAACTTGGGCTACCAGCGCACATAATTTCCACGATTTCAAG CTGGTCGGTGAACGCGGACCCAACAGCCAAGCTTCGGCCAATTATTTCGATGAAAGAACTGGCGTATTATTCTACACACaa GTCAACCGTGATGGAATCGCTTGCTGGAACTCGGCTAAGCCTATGAATCCAGACAATACTGATTTAATTGCAAGCAGCAAAGATGTTCTCGAATTCCCCAATGATCTTAAG ATAGCCGATGATACACTATGGGTACTGTCCGATAAGCTTCCAAAGTTTATTTACAAATCGTTGAGCTCCAACGAGGTCAATTACAGAATTTTGAACATTCGCGTTGATGATGCTATCCGAGGAACCATCTGTGGTTAA
- the bora gene encoding aurora kinase A activator-like protein bora codes for MSQTRVKQGAPPAPAAPAAPAAPAYNCTPPRSLYKIKNPFERTLVDSLSSHMCSPSMFKIKESSGTFTWDIEQVSILKPADIVACNSQFQPSPDPVLEKKATAAIDKFFSQKMIVPSPIDGATKRPGLLSKEVKDLISTPDIWTQTGLTFPSILPPEMEDVLKPFYTFKKDQSMYDADMSANASLRRKLCFEEEETSDNEDNKSLCAAYVNACVTRGVKRTLNSSESSISCHLDMNLESASISSGHKSISPVLEVDFRSCRPGEISQHLKSPSLSPIRMNKSDKVCGSKISLEMSQKNNSHHDSDASLFSQSTPEKSRLSNYVDSSPDAFETSETKLFKSKFHDDFHHIGKNCLKFNQRSRSETSLSDFKRSVSSAKYDSHMDISSDVSMHFSRDQSLRGHSALGNSTESLHLLAQASNNLDMEFVETDLPKFTEITPSALNPIYKPALICTSKHQLCSEEIINYDSCDKFAEVYQYLTPTKNLRAKDLTVNNRSPITKTWNSPMQMSFDTSYNVDAEKCPKFNRNDDAKIADSERTFRRTDSGFADRPMQLGKFTSSIDVTVCHTSNCNSTVDVTKSLQNSGDSSGWRRFDSGFHDETSSDFVHPAASHDAIKTFSQKYTPIAEYLEDHKELVNFDDFNKFLECGTRAQSSMSVSETFADDMLSLIKFSSTPSKKQCAK; via the exons ATGTCGCAAACGAGAGTGAAGCAGGGGGCGCCCCCAGCCCCTgccgcccctgccgcccccgccgcccccgcCTACAACTGCACTCCGCCCCGATCCCTCTACAAAATCAAAAACCCCTTCGAAAGAACCCTCGTCGACAGCCTCAGCTCACATATGTGCAG cccCAGTATGTTCAAGATTAAAGAATCTTCAGGCACATTCACGTGGGATATAGAGCAAGTGTCCATTCTGAAACCTGCCGATATCGTAGCTTGCAATAGTCAGTTTCAACCTTCGCCTGATCCCGTTCTAGAGAAGAAGGCAACGGCAGCTATAGACAA atttttctCTCAAAAGATGATAGTACCGAGTCCTATCGATGGAGCGACAAAACGGCCTGGGTTATTATCGAAAGAAGTCAAAGATCTCATATCAACGCCTGATA TATGGACTCAAACTGGTTTAACGTTTCCATCAATTTTACCGCCAGAAATGGAAGATGTATTGAAGCCATTTTATACATtcaaaaaa GACCAAAGTATGTACGATGCGGATATGTCGGCTAATGCATCGCTCAGACGGAAACTGTGCTTCGAAGAAGAGGAGACTTCCGACAACGAAGATAACAAATCCCTATGTGCTGCATATGTGAAT GCGTGCGTTACACGGGGTGTGAAACGAACGTTGAATTCATCGGAATCATCCATTTCATGTCATTTAGACATGAATCTAGAATCGGCGTCCATTTCATCGGGACACAAATCAATCAGTCCAGTTTTGGAAGTCGATTTTAGAAGCTGTCGACCTGGCGAAATATCGCAACATTTGAAATCACCATCGCTTTCGCCAATCAGAATGAATAAATCAGATAAA gtgtgtggttcaaagatttCTTTAGAAATGTCTCAGAAGAATAATTCTCATCACGACTCGGACGCGTCTCTGTTTTCGCAGTCGACTCCGGAAAAGTCGCGCCTTTCTAATTATGTCGATTCTAGTCCTGACGCGTTTGAAACTTCCGAAACCAAATTGTTCAAGAGCAAATTCCACGACGATTTTCACCACATCGGTAAAAACTGTCTCAAGTTCAACCAACGCTCGCGTTCCGAGACGTCATTGAGCGATTTCAAGCGTAGCGTATCATCGGCCAAGTATGATAGTCATATGGATATAAGCAGTGACGTGTCTATGCACTTCAGCAGAGACCAATCTCTACGCGGACATTCTGCCTTAG GAAATTCAACAGAATCGCTACATTTGCTGGCCCAAGCTTCGAACAACCTTGACATGGAATTTGTGGAGACGGACTTGCCGAAATTCACCGAAATAACACCATCTGCTCTGAACCCGATATACAAACCTGCCTTGATATGCACATCCAAACATCAGCTATGCAGCGAAGAGATTATAAACTACGACAGCTGTGACAAATTTGCCGAAGTGTACCAATACCTGACTCCGACGAAAAACCTGCGTGCCAAAGACCTGACGGTGAACAACCGATCTCCCATCACGAAAACCTGGAACAGTCCCATGCAAATGTCGTTCGATACCAGCTACAACGTGGATGCAGAAAAATGTCCAAAATTCAATAGAAACGACGACGCCAAGATCGCCGATTCGGAGAGGACTTTTCGCCGGACGGACAGCGGCTTCGCTGACAGGCCGATGCAGCTGGGAAAGTTCACGAGCTCGATCGATGTGACCGTCTGTCACACGTCCAACTGTAATTCTACCGTCGACGTGACCAAATCGCTTCAGAACAGCGGAGACTCGTCGGGTTGGAGACGCTTCGACAGCGGTTTTCACGACGAGACGTCTTCGGATTTCGTGCATCCGGCCGCCAGCCACGATGCCATCAAAACGTTCTCACAAAAGTATACTCCGATCGCCGAATACTTGGAGGATCACAAAGAATTAGTCAATTTCGacgattttaataaatttttagaaTGCGGCACGCGAGCTCAGAGCTCCATGTCGGTGTCGGAGACATTCGCCGATGATATGTTATCTTTGATTAAATTCTCTTCGACTCCGTCTAAGAAACAGTGTGCGaaataa
- the LOC143910700 gene encoding protein yellow-like, giving the protein MYVKLCILLALTSYCAIAVEINEVFAWNHIEYNWPNDSIKSEALRLREYIPQNNVPLGLMRWKDKMFVTVPRWKSGVAATLNYVEIGKSKSPLLIPYPSWDMNLLLNRDILSDKSTDEALPIVSVMRVWVDACDRLWVLDNAKDNMLGGGPVVVQRSILIYDLKTDKLLRRYFLKNTDLQDTSFLGSIVVDVTPSTCDNAYAYIADLAGFSIIVYNMKENTSSKIKHLYFHPDPLSGEFIVGGIRTHWTDGVLGLTLSNLHTDNYRTLYFHALTSTTQFEVSTGVLQNSTRANDLRFFDDFRVTGQRGTKTQSTTSCFDEKTGVIFYAQVNKYGLAMWNTNTVLSQSTFELVVQNETLLEFPADIKIDEDRNIWMLTNKLPKFFYGEFDKVGANFRIVSISAKSILGGNE; this is encoded by the exons ATGTATGTCAAATTATGCATCTTATTGGCGCTAACCTCATATTGCGCCATCGCCGTCGAAATAAACGAAGTATTTGCTTGGAATCACATTGAATATAACTGGCCTAATGATTCCATCAAATCTGAAGCTCTGAGATTGCGCGAGTATATTCCCCAGAATAATGTGCCTCTCGGTCTGATGAGATGGAAGGATAAAATGTTCGTCACCGTGCCGAGATGGAAATCAGGTGTAGCTGCAACACTTAATTACGTCGAAATCGGGAAGAGCAAATCTCCCCTGTTGATTCCGTATCCTTCTTGGGACATGAACTTACTTCTAAATAGAGATATCTTAAGCGACAAGTCCACAGATGAGGCGTTGCCAATAGTCTCAGTCATGCGGGTGTGGGTTGACGCATGCGATAGATTATGGGTTTTAGACAATGCAAAAGATAACATGTTGG GTGGTGGTCCAGTCGTTGTACAGagatcaattttaatatacgaCTTGAAAACGGACAAGCTGTTGAGACGCTACTTTTTGAAAAATACGGATTTGCAAGATACTTCATTTCTAGGCAGCAT TGTGGTGGATGTGACTCCGTCGACTTGTGACAATGCATATGCTTATATTGCTGATCTAGCCGGCTTTAGCATTATAGTGTataatatgaaagaaaatacTTCATCAAAGATAAAACATTTGTATTTCCATCCTGATCCACTCTCCGGCGAGTTCATAGTCGGTGGAATACGAACTCATTGGACTGATGGTGTGCTAGGACTGACGTTGAGTAATTTACATACtgataa TTATAGAACACTATATTTTCACGCTTTGACGAGTACTACTCAATTTGAAGTTTCTACGGGAGTGTTGCAAAATTCGACAAGGGCAAATGATTTGCGTTTCTTCGATGATTTCAGA GTGACAGGTCAACGAGGAACTAAAACTCAATCGACTACAAGTTGTTTTGATGAAAAGACTGGAGTAATATTTTATGCtcag gttAATAAATATGGACTGGCAATGTGGAATACTAATACAGTGTTGAGCCAGTCTACTTTTGAATTGGTTGTACAGAATGAAACACTTTTAGAATTTCCTGCTGATATTAAG attgACGAAGATCGTAATATTTGGATGCTTACAAATAAATTGCCAAAATTTTTCTATGGTGAATTCGACAAAGTTGGTGCAAATTTTCGCATTGTTTCAATCTCGGCAAAATCTATTTTAGGTGgtaatgaatga
- the LOC143910508 gene encoding uncharacterized protein LOC143910508 codes for MTDRSRRQSEESSDFISFSGSPSGPEPRSQHTPQQTRPYFRSPRGYNNSNRNSQGFSGRPHMNHSTPYNRNQRSFHNNFRHSTPQHNRRPFNNGQDKDANFDITKYFHPSMLENPWAQLEEELKNRVDDDSSSDSEPMQSDSDDFSKNESINTTR; via the exons ATGACTGACCGAAGTCGAAGGCAATCTGAAGAGTCTTCCGACTTTATATCGTTCTCCGGGAGTCCGTCAGGGCCGGAGCCGCGATCTCAACACACTCCTCAACAGACCAGACCTTACTTTCGTTCGCCCAGAGGTTATAATAACTCCAACCGCAATTCCCAAGGATTCAGTGGCCGACCACACATGAACCATTCAACACCTTACAATAGAAACCAGCGAAGCTTTCATAATAACTTCAGACACTCCACGCCTCAGCACAACAGACGCCCCTTTAATAATGGACAG GACAAGGATGCAAACTTTGATATCACTAAATACTTTCATCCATCAATGTTGGAAAATCCCTGGGCTCAATTGGAGGAGGAATTGAAAAATAGAGTCGATGATGATTCAAGTTCTGACAGCGAGCCCATGCAGAGCGATTCAGATGACTTTTCAAAGAACGAATCCATCAATACTACTAGATGA
- the LOC143919686 gene encoding dopaminechrome tautomerase-like codes for MSSTIVLCIISLVCSTFGAELKEVFSWKQLEYNWPSSEFKEEALKTDAYIPQNNLAHGISIWKDKLFVTVPRYKPGVASSLNYIKLGSEKSAKLTPYPSWDFNFIKEETNNSLKDDSSVVSAFRSWVDGCDRLWVMDTGVANITGARKAIAKPSLVIFDLKTDKLVRRYFLKDTDIKKSSYLINIVVDVNPDMCDNAFAYMPDLGSFALIVYSFADDSSWRLKHHYFYFDPLAGQYNIGGVEFQWTDGIFGIGLSKANSDGIKRVFFHAMSSTKEFEVPNNILQNETWATNTQNFNDFKFVGERGENSQASISIFDENTGVLFYTQVKKNGVACWNSKMSLKPEHTALIAHNAETLEFPNDLKIVDNTLWILSNKLPKYIYKSLDSNDVNFRIFSVPIENAIKETVCA; via the exons ATGTCAAGCACAATAGTGCTATGCATCATATCTTTGGTCTGCTCAACATTTGGTGCAGAACTCAAAGAAGTCTTCTCGTGGAAACAGTTGGAATACAATTGGCCCAGCTCTGAATTTAAAGAAGAAGCTTTGAAAACAGATGCTTACATCCCACAGAACAATCTAGCTCATGGTATATCCATATGGAAGGATAAATTGTTTGTAACAGTTCCACGATACAAACCTGGTGTTGCTTCTTCACTCAACTACATTAAACTAGGATCAGAAAAGTCAGCGAAATTAACACCGTACCCATCATGGGACTTTAATTTCATAAAGGAGGAAACCAATAATTCCTTAAAAGACGATTCTTCAGTAGTTTCCGCCTTTAGATCTTGGGTCGATGGATGCGATAGGCTTTGGGTGATGGATACCGGTGTCGCTAACATTACAGGTGCACGAAAAGCAATAGCCAAGCCATCTTTGGTgatatttgatttgaaaacaGATAAGCTAGTACGGCGATATTTTTTAAAGGATACCGATATAAAGAAGAGTTCTTACTTGATCAACATT gtAGTTGATGTAAATCCCGATATGTGTGACAATGCATTTGCATACATGCCCGATCTTGGCAGCTTCGCTCTGATAGTTTACAGCTTCGCTGACGATAGTTCTTGGCGTCTAAAgcatcactatttttatttcgatccTTTGGCTGGTCAGTACAACATCGGTGGAGTCGAGTTTCAATGGACAGATGGTATCTTTGGTATCGGCCTTTCCAAAGCTAACTCTGATGG AATAAAAAGAGTTTTCTTCCATGCAATGTCGAGTACTAAGGAATTCGAAGTACCAAATAATATTCTTCAGAACGAAACGTGGGCCACTAATACACAAAATTTCAACGATTTTAAG TTTGTCGGAGAACGTGGTGAAAATTCTCAAGCGTCAATTAGTATCTTCGATGAAAATACTGGTGTTTTGTTTTATACTCAG gttaaGAAGAACGGTGTTGCTTGTTGGAACTCAAAAATGTCGTTGAAACCTGAGCATACTGCTTTAATAGCCCACAATGCTGAAACTCTAGAATTCCCTAATGACTTGAAG atTGTTGATAATACTCTGTGGATTCTTTCCAATAAACTTCCAAAATACATTTACAAATCTCTGGATTCAAACGATGTCAACTTCAGAATCTTTAGTGTACCCATTGAAAACGCTATCAAAGAAACTGTCTGCgcttaa
- the LOC143909725 gene encoding pancreatic lipase-related protein 2, which produces MINITSGIMLNTMLLVLRNQNNSQDNSIESQPDIETEKCYGIYGCFSIVEPWVTDNRPISLFPKSPEILKIRYPSFSRHKAKIPYILDTNEPERIKPSRINPAGPFYFISHGYLESGDKLWIEKMTSTLLSLDINANATVISVDWRAGSSPPYVQACANIRLVGTMTAHLIYDIYSNLNLKNLDNFHFIGHSLGAHLGGYAGNVLQTDFGLKLGRITGLDPADPYFNKVANVVRLEKSDAKFVDIVHTDASLFIKGGLGLFESIGHIDYFPNGGSNQPGCNQGMMEYLNAQQGSIFRTLRQFLGCNHIRAYEFFTESISPSCPFLTMQCESYQDFTRGACFKCGEEDHNCLPFGFHSYRGYKRLVESNTIDVSKPLNVFFMTTDRESFCSMHYRITVNISASIESSTHGGDVGRLWMVLISRNGTFSERIPLEEHTGLHKPATQRTLVVSARDIGIPESAKVEWEYETNLLNPLTWRILMSPRVYVAWIHIESLEHRSGITVCPPQESPVIVNTPSYFQQHHCRNLSPIKISTKSRFVF; this is translated from the exons ATGATAAATATTACCAGTGGAATCATGCTGAATACGATGCTGCTGGTCCTTCGAAATCAGAATAATTCACAGGATAATTCCATAGAAAGTCAACCGG ATATCGAAACCGAGAAATGCTATGGAATCTATGGATGTTTTTCAATCGTTGAACCATGGGTAACCGACAACAGACCGATAAGCCTTTTTCCAAAGTCACCAGAAATCTTGAAAATACG ATATCCATCATTCTCCAGACATAAGGCAAAGATTCCATATATCCTCGATACCAACGAGCCTGAAAGAATCAAGCCGAGTCGGATAAATCCGGCAGGTCCATTCTATTTCATATCTCATGGATATTTGGAAAGCGGAGATAAGTTATGG ATTGAAAAGATGACTTCGACACTCTTATCATTGGACATCAATGCCAATGCGACGGTCATAAGCGTTGATTGGAGAGCTGGATCAAGCCCGCCGTATGTTCAAGCTTGTGCTAATATACGACTTGTCGGTACTATGACTGCCCAtctcatatatgatatatat TCAAATCTGAATTTGAAAAACTTGGACAACTTCCACTTCATCGGTCATTCGCTTGGAGCACATTTGGGCGGCTATGCAGGAAATGTTTTACAAAcg GATTTCGGATTAAAGTTGGGTCGCATCACAGGATTGGATCCTGCCGATCCGTATTTCAACAAAGTCGCCAACGTAGTGCGACTCGAAAAGAGCGATGCCAAGTTTGTGGATATTGTTCACACCGATGCGTCCCTCTTCATCAAAGGAG GTTTGGGTCTTTTTGAAAGCATTGGTCACATTGACTATTTCCCAAATGGCGGATCAAATCAGCCCGGTTGCAATCAGGGAATGATGGAGTACCTCAATGCTCAACAGGGATCCATATTCCGCACTCTGCGTCAGTTCCTTGGTTGTAATCACATTCGAGCGTATGAATTCTTCACGGAGAGCATTTCGCCGTCGTGCCCATTCCTCACTATGCAATGTGAATCGTATCAA GATTTTACTCGTGGAGCCTGTTTCAAATGCGGGGAAGAAGATCATAATTGCTTGCCGTTCGGCTTCCATTCTTATCGAGGATATAAAAGGCTCGTAGAAAGTAATACAATTGATGTTTCCAAGCCATTGAATGTCTTTTTCATGACTACCGATAGAGAAAGCTTTTGTA GCATGCACTATAGAATAACAGTAAATATATCAGCATCGATAGAGAGTTCAACACACGGTGGAGACGTCGGGAGACTATGGATGGTATTGATCAGCAGAAATGGAACATTCTCAGAAAGAATTCCACTCGAAGAACATACCGg acTTCACAAACCAGCAACGCAAAGAACACTAGTAGTGTCTGCGAGAGATATCGGCATTCCGGAGTCAGCAAAAGTCGAATGGGAGTATGAAACGAATCTGTTGAACCCTCTCACGTGGAGAATCCTAATGTCTCCACGTGTTTACGTGGCCTGGATCCACATCGAATCATTGGAACATAGATCGGG CATAACAGTTTGTCCACCGCAAGAATCTCCTGTCATCGTCAACACGCCCAGTTACTTTCAACAGCATCATTGTCGGAACTTGTCACCaattaaaatttccacaaagTCGAGATTCGTGTTTTGA